The genome window TCGATCGTTTCGGTGGGAATGTCACCTGAAAGGGACGATCGCCGCGACGAGGGGGACGATTCCGAATATCGAGACTTTCACGCCCCATGCCGTCCGATGAATCCGGATGTGCGGATGGAACCACCGTGCGACTCGTGGAGCGGCTCGCTCGACAGGGGGCTTTGGGCCGTGATAGCTTGTCGGGATCGAGTTCCCAGCGCCCGGACGCGAAAAACCTCGGCGGCCCGGGCGATTTGACGACCCGCATTACGGAGACGGCCACGTGAACGCGACCGGACGCACCCTCTCATTGATCCTCGGCCTTTCCCTGGCCTTCGGCTTGTCGGCCGCTCGCGCCGCCGACAAGTTCCCCCGCGTCGAGCTGGACACCTCCGCGGGCAAGATCGTCCTGGAGCTCAACGCCGACAAGGCCCCGATCAGCGTCGAGAACTTCTTGAAGTACGTCGATGAGGGCTTCTACGCCAACACGACCTTCCATCGGGTCATCCCCGGCTTCATGGTCCAGGGGGGCGCGATCGACGATAAGATGAACGAGAAGCGCGACCCCTCCCAGGGCGTCCACCCGTCGATCAAGAACGAATCGAGCAACGGTCTTTCGAACGCCCGCGGGACCGTGGCCATGGCGCGGACGAACAACCCGGATTCGGCCACCTGCCAGTTCTTCATCAACCACGCCGACAACCCCCGCCTCGACACCTACGGCGGCGGCTACGCGGTCTTCGGCAAGGTGGTTGAGGGGATGGACGTCGTCGACGCCATCGCCAAAACTCCGACCACCTCCAAGGGCGGATACGACGACGTTCCGGTCAAGCCGGTGTACATCAAGGCGGTCAAGCGCGTGAACCCGTGACGCCGCCATGTCGCCCGGGCTTCCAGCTTCCCTTGACCCCCGGGGACGCCGTCCCATAAGATTGCGAACTTAGAGGGTTGCGACCATGGCGTCGCCGCCCTCGGTTTACATATAACGTTCGCGCTGCTGGAGGTTCCTGGAAATGGCTCACGTGGTCGCCGAGCCCTGCTTCGATTGCAAGTATACCGATTGCGTGGTGGTCTGCCCCGTCGACTGCTTCTACGAGGGGGCCCAGATGCTGTACATCCACCCCGACGAATGCATCGATTGCGAGGCCTGCGTCCCCGAGTGCCCCGTCGAGGCCATCTTCCACGAGGACAACCTGCCGGAAGAGTGGAAGGAATTCACCCCACTCAACGCCGACATGTCCAAGCAGAGCCCGAACATCAACGAGAAGAAGGACGCCCTGGAAGCTCCCGACTGCGACACCAGCCGCAAGCGGTCCTGACGCCTCCGACCCTCGTTCCGACTCATGAACGACCCCGAGGACTCCCCTCGGGGTCGTTCCATGCGCGGACGGCCAGCAGCACGAGCCCCGCCGCCAGGCAGACCAGGGCCGAAGTGGTCATCACCGGGCGCAGTCCCCAGAGGCTCGCCGCGCGGCCCGTCCAGAGGGCTCCCAGCGGCACCGAGCCGGAGAAGACGACCATCCAGACCCCCATGATTCGCCCTCGGAGCCGGTCCGGGATGGTGAGCTGGATGAGCGTCTGGGTCGACGAATAGAAGAAAGCCGCCCCGAACCAGGCCCCGAACAGGCACCCGCCGCCGCAGACCAGCCGGGCCAGCTCCGGCCAGTCGGGGGACGTCCAGAGCGGATAGAGCGAGGCGGCCAGCAGAAAGAGCGAGAACCAGATCATCCCGAAGGCGATCATCCGCTCCTTGCGGACGCCGTCCCCCATTCTCGCCACGGTCAGGGCCCCGACGGTCGCCCCGGCCCCGCCGCAAGCCAGCAGGACGCTATAGCCGCCGACGTCGACGCCGATGATCCTCTGGGCGAAGACCGGCATCATGGCCTCGTACCCCATCCCCACCAGGCCGAAGAACCCCATCAGGGCCAGGTGGAAGGAGACCCTGGGCTCCCCCTTGAGGTAAGCCAGGCCCGCCAGGACGTCGTTGACCGCCGCGCCCCGGCCGCCGGGAGTCCGCGTCCGCGCGGCTGTCCGGATCGCCAGGACGGAGCCGATCGCCGCGAGGTAGCTGACCGCGTTCAGGGTGAAGCACCCCGCCGCCCCCAGCGTCGCAAAGCCGATCCCGGCCAGCGCCGGACCGATCACCCGCGTCGCGTTGAACAGGCCCGAGTTCAAGGCGATGGCGTTCGTCAGGTTCTTCGAACCGACGAGTTCGTAGAGGAAGATCTGGCGGCTGGGCAGTTCAAAAGTCACGCAGATCCGGGCCGTCGCCAGGATCAGAGCCATCTGCCAGAACGAGATCGCGTCCAGGTGGACGAGCGTCGCCAGCACGACCGCGCAGGCCATCTGGCAGACTTCCATCGCCAGGATCATCGCTCTTGGGGCGACACGATCCGAAATCGCACCGGCGAAGAGGCCGACGACCAGGCCCGGCATCAGGTTGGCCATCTCCAGCAGCCCCAGCCGGTCGGTCGAGCCGGTCTGCTCGTTCACCAGCCAGCGCACGGCCGCCGCCTGAAGCCAGGTCCCGATCAGGCTGATCCCCTGGCCCATGAAAAAGAGCCGGTAATTCCGGATCGAGAGCGACTCGAACATCCCCCGCCGAGGCGTCGAGGGGACCTCGGCGGGCGAGGCCTCGGCCGTCATGGCTGGGCCTTCGCGGGCGGC of Paludisphaera rhizosphaerae contains these proteins:
- a CDS encoding peptidylprolyl isomerase, which gives rise to MNATGRTLSLILGLSLAFGLSAARAADKFPRVELDTSAGKIVLELNADKAPISVENFLKYVDEGFYANTTFHRVIPGFMVQGGAIDDKMNEKRDPSQGVHPSIKNESSNGLSNARGTVAMARTNNPDSATCQFFINHADNPRLDTYGGGYAVFGKVVEGMDVVDAIAKTPTTSKGGYDDVPVKPVYIKAVKRVNP
- a CDS encoding ferredoxin family protein, coding for MAHVVAEPCFDCKYTDCVVVCPVDCFYEGAQMLYIHPDECIDCEACVPECPVEAIFHEDNLPEEWKEFTPLNADMSKQSPNINEKKDALEAPDCDTSRKRS
- a CDS encoding MFS transporter yields the protein MTAEASPAEVPSTPRRGMFESLSIRNYRLFFMGQGISLIGTWLQAAAVRWLVNEQTGSTDRLGLLEMANLMPGLVVGLFAGAISDRVAPRAMILAMEVCQMACAVVLATLVHLDAISFWQMALILATARICVTFELPSRQIFLYELVGSKNLTNAIALNSGLFNATRVIGPALAGIGFATLGAAGCFTLNAVSYLAAIGSVLAIRTAARTRTPGGRGAAVNDVLAGLAYLKGEPRVSFHLALMGFFGLVGMGYEAMMPVFAQRIIGVDVGGYSVLLACGGAGATVGALTVARMGDGVRKERMIAFGMIWFSLFLLAASLYPLWTSPDWPELARLVCGGGCLFGAWFGAAFFYSSTQTLIQLTIPDRLRGRIMGVWMVVFSGSVPLGALWTGRAASLWGLRPVMTTSALVCLAAGLVLLAVRAWNDPEGSPRGRS